A stretch of Haemophilus influenzae DNA encodes these proteins:
- a CDS encoding phage tail protein I, which translates to MITNHLLPIGATPLEKRAAEILKSAVENPIVIADLINPERCPTELLPYLAWAFSVDKWDENWTEEVKRIAIKQSYFVHKHKGTIGAVKRVVEPIGYLIELKEWFQTNPQGTPGTFSLTVEVSESGLNEQTYNELVRLINDVKPVSRHLNQLAIALSPTGSLCAFVGQQWGEIITVYPQ; encoded by the coding sequence ATGATTACTAATCATTTACTGCCGATAGGCGCAACTCCATTAGAAAAACGTGCGGCAGAAATTCTAAAAAGTGCGGTAGAAAATCCCATTGTTATTGCAGATTTAATCAACCCTGAACGTTGTCCCACCGAATTACTGCCTTATTTAGCTTGGGCGTTTTCAGTGGATAAATGGGATGAAAACTGGACAGAAGAAGTTAAACGCATTGCGATTAAACAGTCTTATTTTGTACACAAACACAAAGGCACGATTGGCGCAGTAAAGCGTGTGGTTGAGCCAATAGGCTATCTTATTGAACTGAAAGAATGGTTTCAAACAAATCCGCAAGGCACACCAGGAACATTTAGCCTAACCGTAGAAGTGTCTGAAAGTGGCTTGAATGAACAAACCTATAACGAACTAGTGCGACTGATTAATGATGTTAAACCCGTCTCAAGACATCTCAATCAGCTCGCTATCGCCCTCTCCCCAACAGGGTCACTTTGTGCCTTTGTTGGTCAGCAATGGGGCGAAATCATCACGGTATATCCACAATAG
- a CDS encoding phage baseplate assembly protein V, whose product MPMSAELQRKLDNIIRFGVIAEVNHATARARVKSGDILTDFLPFVTFRAGTTKTWSPPTVGEQCVMLSVSGEFTTACILVGLYTQNSPSQSPDEHVIEFADGAKITYNQSSGALVVTGIKTASITAANQIDIDCPAINIKGNVNIDGSLSTTGTSTTKGNISTQGSVTASGDIKGGSISLQNHVHLEQGDGQRTSNAKA is encoded by the coding sequence ATGCCTATGTCTGCTGAATTACAACGAAAACTAGACAACATTATCCGCTTTGGGGTAATCGCTGAAGTGAATCACGCCACTGCACGAGCTCGCGTAAAGAGCGGTGACATTCTGACGGATTTTTTACCCTTCGTTACATTTCGAGCGGGTACAACCAAAACTTGGTCGCCGCCGACGGTAGGCGAACAATGTGTGATGTTATCCGTTAGCGGTGAATTTACTACTGCCTGCATATTAGTTGGGCTTTACACACAAAATAGCCCAAGCCAATCGCCCGACGAACACGTCATTGAATTTGCTGACGGTGCCAAAATCACTTACAACCAATCAAGTGGTGCATTGGTTGTGACAGGTATCAAAACCGCCAGTATTACTGCCGCTAATCAAATTGATATTGACTGCCCCGCTATCAATATCAAAGGTAATGTGAATATTGACGGCTCTTTATCAACCACAGGCACAAGCACCACAAAAGGCAATATCAGCACGCAAGGCAGCGTGACCGCAAGCGGTGATATTAAAGGTGGCTCAATTAGTTTACAAAACCACGTCCACCTTGAACAAGGCGATGGCCAACGAACCTCTAACGCAAAGGCATAG
- a CDS encoding phage tail protein, whose amino-acid sequence MASQYFAILTDYGTRAIAHALSQGQPLQLTQFAVGDGNGKAVTPTANATALVHQTHIAPVSAVSLDPRNNKQVIVELTIPENIGGFYIREMGVFDAQNKLIAYANCPESFKPTESSGSGKVQVLRMILKVESSSAVTLSIDNSVIFVTRQQMTPKTITATTQNGFNESGHSHQIAKASTTQQGIVQLTNDTGLESESLALTAKAGKKLAQQTTQLQLNVSQNYIQNSKKSSAVNSESEDNVATSKAAKTAYDKAVEAKTTADGKVGLNGNESINGEKSFENRIVAKRNIRISDSQHYASRGDYLNIGANNGDCWFEYKSSNREIGTLRMHANGDLTYKRQKIYHAGAKPQFNTDIEGKPNTLAGYGIGNFKVEQGQGDANGYKTDGNYYLASGQNLPENGEWHIEVVSGGATNAVRQIARKANDNKIKTRFFNGSSWSEWKDAGGDGVPIGAVVSFPRAVTNPVGFLRADGSTFSQQTFPDLYRTLGNSNKLPDLTRSDVGMTAYFAVDNIPAGWIAFDEIATQVTEQRYPELYRHLVGKYGSISNVPLAEDRFIRNTGNGLNIGQTQSDEIKKHVHRVRTHWADSSDSSIFYDKTKTVIDSRLRTATTTDDNLSDNGFMHPLLDTPMATGGDETRPKSLILKLCIKAKNTFDDVQFWVKAFGVVENVGALDAGTLAQNMQALSARVDQEIEENKQYTLREINTAKSDINQQFLQAKESLSQISTLKTVWQGNVSSGRIDISEKCFGKTLILYLQSSSGHSLDDNNNIELVSFEVGAEIEGKRGGVSYWQTIRKVTAYNSRNYAVSHVEVDTFSVSVDGNGTTINIVDLSGYFVKRIDIR is encoded by the coding sequence ATGGCATCACAATATTTTGCAATCTTAACCGACTACGGAACACGTGCTATCGCTCACGCATTAAGCCAAGGGCAACCGTTACAGCTCACCCAATTTGCAGTGGGTGATGGCAATGGGAAAGCGGTCACACCAACGGCGAACGCAACAGCTCTCGTACATCAAACGCACATTGCACCTGTCAGTGCCGTCTCTCTCGACCCTCGCAATAATAAACAAGTCATCGTTGAATTAACCATCCCTGAAAATATCGGCGGTTTTTACATAAGAGAAATGGGCGTATTTGACGCACAAAACAAACTCATTGCCTACGCAAACTGTCCTGAAAGTTTTAAACCGACAGAAAGTAGCGGAAGTGGTAAAGTCCAAGTATTGCGGATGATCTTAAAAGTAGAATCTTCTAGTGCGGTGACATTATCTATTGATAACAGTGTGATTTTTGTCACCCGACAACAAATGACACCAAAAACCATTACTGCCACAACGCAAAATGGATTTAATGAAAGCGGACACAGCCACCAAATAGCCAAGGCAAGCACCACACAACAAGGTATAGTCCAACTCACCAACGACACAGGGCTTGAAAGTGAATCTCTTGCACTCACCGCAAAAGCAGGGAAAAAACTCGCTCAACAAACAACACAATTACAGTTAAATGTCTCGCAAAATTACATCCAAAACAGCAAAAAATCCTCTGCAGTAAATAGCGAAAGCGAAGATAACGTAGCGACAAGTAAAGCAGCCAAAACCGCCTATGACAAAGCAGTAGAAGCCAAAACTACCGCAGATGGAAAGGTTGGTTTAAATGGTAACGAAAGCATTAATGGCGAGAAATCCTTTGAAAATCGTATTGTGGCAAAAAGAAATATCCGTATTTCAGACAGCCAGCATTATGCTTCACGCGGAGACTATTTAAATATCGGGGCAAACAATGGCGATTGCTGGTTCGAATATAAATCAAGCAACCGAGAGATTGGCACGCTTCGTATGCACGCTAACGGCGATTTAACCTACAAACGCCAAAAAATCTACCACGCTGGGGCAAAACCCCAATTTAATACGGATATTGAAGGCAAGCCTAATACACTTGCAGGCTATGGTATTGGGAATTTTAAAGTAGAACAAGGGCAGGGCGATGCCAATGGCTATAAAACCGATGGCAATTATTACTTAGCAAGCGGTCAAAATCTACCCGAAAATGGGGAATGGCATATTGAAGTAGTTAGCGGTGGGGCAACAAATGCGGTGCGTCAAATTGCACGTAAAGCGAATGATAACAAAATCAAAACACGCTTTTTTAATGGTTCAAGTTGGTCAGAATGGAAAGATGCAGGCGGCGACGGCGTGCCTATTGGTGCAGTTGTATCATTCCCTCGTGCGGTAACCAATCCCGTTGGTTTTTTACGTGCTGATGGTTCAACATTCAGCCAACAAACCTTTCCCGATTTATACCGCACTTTGGGCAACAGCAACAAACTCCCTGATTTAACCCGTAGCGATGTGGGGATGACGGCTTATTTTGCCGTGGATAATATCCCTGCAGGCTGGATTGCCTTTGACGAGATTGCCACACAAGTTACCGAGCAACGTTACCCTGAGTTATATCGTCACTTGGTCGGTAAATATGGTTCTATTTCAAATGTGCCACTTGCGGAAGACCGATTTATTAGAAATACAGGGAATGGGTTAAATATCGGTCAGACACAAAGTGACGAGATTAAAAAGCACGTTCACAGAGTGAGAACACACTGGGCTGATTCATCTGATAGTAGTATTTTTTATGACAAAACGAAAACTGTTATAGATTCACGATTACGCACTGCAACTACAACCGATGATAATCTCAGTGATAATGGATTTATGCATCCGCTTTTAGATACCCCGATGGCAACAGGTGGAGATGAAACTCGCCCTAAATCGCTTATTCTCAAACTTTGTATAAAAGCAAAAAACACATTTGATGACGTGCAATTTTGGGTTAAAGCATTCGGTGTTGTTGAAAATGTTGGGGCTTTAGATGCGGGTACACTTGCACAAAATATGCAAGCGTTATCTGCGAGGGTTGACCAAGAAATAGAAGAAAATAAACAATATACTTTACGAGAAATAAACACTGCAAAATCTGATATAAATCAGCAATTTTTGCAGGCGAAAGAGAGTTTATCTCAAATTAGTACATTAAAAACAGTGTGGCAAGGTAATGTAAGTTCTGGGCGTATTGATATTTCAGAAAAGTGTTTTGGTAAAACACTTATTTTGTATCTTCAGTCATCATCAGGCCACAGTCTTGATGATAATAACAATATTGAACTTGTCAGTTTTGAAGTGGGTGCAGAAATTGAAGGTAAAAGAGGCGGCGTATCTTATTGGCAGACTATTCGTAAAGTAACTGCATACAACTCGAGAAATTATGCGGTAAGTCATGTAGAAGTCGATACATTCTCTGTGTCTGTTGATGGAAACGGTACAACAATAAATATTGTAGACCTTTCTGGTTATTTTGTAAAACGTATCGATATCCGATAA
- a CDS encoding GPW/gp25 family protein has product MNRYTGETLKNESDHIKQSIADILLTPVGSRIQRREYGSLIPMLIDRPISHTLLLQLAACAVTAINRWEPRVQITQFKPELVEGGIVASYVARSRKDNQEMHNEKLFLGHKQ; this is encoded by the coding sequence ATGAATCGATACACTGGCGAAACATTAAAAAACGAAAGCGACCACATTAAACAATCCATCGCCGATATTTTGCTAACGCCAGTTGGTTCACGAATTCAGCGGCGTGAATATGGCAGTTTAATCCCAATGCTAATAGACCGCCCAATTAGCCACACATTGTTATTACAACTGGCGGCTTGTGCCGTCACTGCGATTAATCGTTGGGAACCTCGAGTACAGATCACACAATTTAAACCTGAATTGGTTGAAGGTGGCATTGTGGCAAGTTATGTCGCACGCAGTCGTAAAGATAACCAAGAAATGCACAACGAAAAACTATTTTTAGGACATAAACAATGA
- a CDS encoding baseplate assembly protein produces MSELVDLSKLDAPKVLEDLDFESLLADRKAEFIALFPQDERAFWQARLSLESEPITKLLQEVVYLQLMERNRINNAAKATMLAYASGSDLDVIAANYNVKRQVIQEANNNVTPKIPEILEDDTSLRLRTQLAFEGLSVAGPRSAYIFHALSAHPDVADVSVVSPQPANVTVTILSRNGQGETNENLLNVVRAKLNDDDIRPIGDRVIVQSAVIQSYEIRAKLHLYRGPEYEPIKAAALKKLTTYTEEKHRLGRDISLSGIYAALHLEGVQRVELISPTADLVLPSSKSAYCTAINLEIVTSDDY; encoded by the coding sequence ATGAGCGAATTAGTCGATTTATCAAAACTAGATGCACCAAAAGTGCTAGAAGATTTAGATTTTGAAAGTTTGCTCGCAGACAGAAAAGCGGAATTTATCGCACTTTTCCCACAAGATGAAAGGGCATTTTGGCAAGCACGATTAAGTTTAGAAAGTGAGCCCATCACGAAATTATTACAAGAAGTGGTTTACTTACAGTTGATGGAAAGAAACCGCATCAACAATGCGGCAAAAGCCACAATGTTAGCCTATGCCAGCGGTTCAGATTTAGATGTGATTGCCGCCAATTACAATGTGAAAAGACAAGTCATTCAAGAGGCGAATAATAATGTTACGCCTAAAATCCCCGAAATTTTAGAAGATGACACCTCATTAAGATTGCGCACGCAATTAGCCTTTGAGGGGCTTTCTGTGGCGGGTCCTCGCTCTGCTTATATCTTCCACGCACTCTCTGCACACCCTGATGTTGCAGATGTGTCTGTGGTATCACCACAGCCAGCCAATGTCACCGTCACGATTTTAAGCCGTAATGGACAAGGTGAAACAAACGAAAACCTTTTAAATGTAGTTAGAGCCAAACTTAATGATGATGACATTCGCCCTATTGGCGACCGCGTTATTGTCCAAAGTGCGGTGATCCAATCCTACGAAATCCGCGCCAAATTACATCTTTATCGTGGCCCTGAATACGAGCCAATCAAAGCTGCAGCTCTAAAAAAATTGACCACTTACACCGAAGAAAAACACCGTTTAGGGCGAGATATTAGCCTATCGGGTATTTATGCCGCATTACACTTGGAAGGTGTACAACGAGTAGAGCTTATCTCACCTACCGCCGACCTTGTGCTACCAAGCTCAAAATCAGCCTACTGCACGGCAATTAATTTGGAGATAGTGACAAGTGATGATTACTAA